From the genome of Geobacter sp. SVR, one region includes:
- a CDS encoding DUF2459 domain-containing protein has protein sequence MNLLQHDIRSRIVWTLLSLLLLLAVVVLIVPRCGRLQEWRYLPADKAEERSLHIVNHGWHTGIILSRRDLAGRFGFLDTYLGQTPYYEFGWGEAEFYQAERNTVIAALRALFRSNEAVIHVVALPIGPVSYFSREPVVELRVSETGLEHLREALHASFRFDERGRPYPLGRGLYGDSRFFGAEGRYSLGNTCNRWTATLLSDAGVPMDTLFTMSAGDVIGQAENARQRYACCAGRL, from the coding sequence ATGAACCTTCTCCAGCACGACATTCGCAGCCGCATCGTATGGACGCTCCTGTCCCTGCTCCTGCTGCTGGCCGTTGTGGTGCTGATTGTTCCGCGCTGCGGACGCCTACAGGAGTGGCGATACCTGCCGGCCGACAAGGCCGAGGAACGGTCACTTCACATCGTCAACCACGGCTGGCACACCGGCATCATCCTGTCGCGGCGGGATCTGGCCGGCCGGTTCGGCTTTCTCGATACCTATCTCGGCCAAACTCCCTATTACGAGTTCGGCTGGGGTGAGGCTGAATTCTATCAGGCTGAAAGGAACACCGTGATTGCGGCACTCAGGGCGCTGTTCCGGAGCAACGAGGCGGTGATACATGTCGTCGCCCTCCCGATCGGGCCGGTGTCGTACTTCTCCCGGGAACCGGTCGTGGAACTGCGCGTATCGGAAACAGGGCTCGAACACCTGAGAGAGGCGCTGCATGCGAGTTTCAGGTTCGACGAACGCGGTCGCCCCTATCCGCTCGGCAGGGGGCTCTATGGCGACAGCCGCTTTTTCGGAGCCGAAGGGCGCTATTCCCTCGGCAATACCTGTAACCGCTGGACCGCAACCCTGCTGAGCGATGCCGGCGTCCCGATGGACACCCTCTTCACCATGAGCGCAGGGGACGTGATCGGGCAGGCCGAGAATGCCCGACAGCGCTATGCCTGCTGCGCCGGGAGGTTGTGA
- a CDS encoding flavin reductase family protein encodes MKKSLGAKTLLFPTPVLMVGTYDQDGKPNLMNAAWGGICCSQPPCVAVSLRKATYSYAAIVERKAFTVGIACENRMVEADYLGIASGRDANKFSVARLTPVRSDLVDAPYAAEFPVVLECRLLHTIEIGLHTQFIGEILDVKGDDDVCGDDGLLDIMKIKPLIFDTSHRGYHGVGPMLGRAFSVGKQLS; translated from the coding sequence ATGAAAAAGTCGCTCGGCGCAAAGACTCTGCTCTTTCCCACCCCGGTCCTGATGGTCGGGACTTACGATCAGGACGGCAAACCCAACCTGATGAACGCCGCCTGGGGGGGCATTTGCTGCTCCCAGCCCCCCTGCGTGGCCGTATCGTTGCGCAAGGCGACCTACTCCTATGCGGCCATCGTGGAGCGCAAAGCCTTCACTGTCGGCATAGCCTGCGAAAACAGGATGGTGGAAGCGGATTACCTGGGGATCGCCTCAGGCCGCGATGCCAACAAGTTTTCCGTAGCCCGGCTGACCCCCGTGAGAAGCGACCTGGTGGATGCGCCCTACGCGGCGGAATTCCCGGTGGTGCTGGAGTGCCGCCTGCTGCATACCATCGAGATCGGTCTGCATACCCAGTTCATCGGCGAGATCCTCGACGTGAAGGGGGACGACGATGTCTGCGGCGACGACGGCCTGCTGGACATCATGAAGATCAAGCCGCTCATTTTCGATACCTCCCACAGGGGATACCACGGCGTCGGGCCGATGCTGGGCCGGGCCTTTTCCGTCGGAAAACAACTGAGTTGA
- a CDS encoding putative quinol monooxygenase codes for MSKVTVVAKIVAKQEAVEAVKAELFTLIAPTRKEEGCIEYNLHQDNQDPAVFIFCEIWESAAHLEKHAASAHYGAYVKAVEGLIEKKIVHKLTRIEPDR; via the coding sequence ATGTCGAAAGTAACGGTAGTTGCCAAGATCGTGGCGAAGCAGGAGGCCGTCGAGGCCGTCAAGGCCGAGCTGTTCACGCTGATTGCGCCCACCCGGAAGGAAGAGGGCTGCATCGAATACAACCTGCACCAGGACAACCAGGACCCGGCCGTGTTCATCTTCTGCGAAATCTGGGAGAGCGCCGCGCACCTGGAAAAGCATGCCGCCAGCGCGCATTACGGCGCCTATGTCAAGGCGGTCGAAGGGCTGATCGAAAAGAAGATCGTCCACAAGCTGACCCGCATCGAGCCGGACCGGTGA
- a CDS encoding GIY-YIG nuclease family protein, whose amino-acid sequence MNWQVYIILGSDDSFYTGITTDIERRFRQHAAGRGARYFRGRRPVRVVYLEQGHSRISAARRECEIKAMNRKDKALLAARQASPAVLPEISCGGVA is encoded by the coding sequence GTGAACTGGCAGGTCTATATCATCCTCGGTTCCGACGACTCCTTCTACACGGGTATCACCACCGATATCGAGCGCAGGTTCCGCCAGCACGCCGCAGGCCGTGGCGCCCGCTATTTCCGCGGGCGCCGGCCGGTGCGGGTGGTGTATCTGGAACAGGGGCACAGCCGCATTTCCGCTGCACGGCGCGAGTGCGAGATCAAGGCTATGAACCGGAAGGACAAGGCGTTGCTGGCGGCGCGGCAGGCCTCACCCGCAGTATTGCCGGAGATTTCTTGCGGAGGCGTTGCATGA
- a CDS encoding cupin domain-containing protein has product MNDHTSEQSGPAGHAPQHYLIERLGLTRHPEGGWYRETYRSAEEVPTDALPERFGGQRSLCTAIYFLLERGEFSVLHRIKSDEMWHFYAGAALTVHLITPGGERRSLRVGSDLAAGETPQAVVPAGSWFGAEVSGEGEFALVGCTVAPGFDFADFEMGSREELLRQFPGHSDIILRLTKVDGR; this is encoded by the coding sequence ATGAACGATCACACCTCAGAACAATCCGGACCTGCCGGTCACGCACCGCAGCATTACCTGATCGAACGGCTGGGGCTGACGCGGCACCCGGAGGGGGGCTGGTACCGGGAAACCTACCGCTCCGCCGAAGAGGTCCCGACCGATGCGCTGCCGGAGCGCTTCGGCGGGCAGCGCTCCCTGTGCACGGCCATTTATTTCCTGCTGGAGAGGGGTGAATTCTCCGTACTGCATCGGATTAAATCGGACGAGATGTGGCATTTCTATGCCGGAGCCGCGCTCACGGTCCACCTGATCACCCCGGGTGGTGAGCGTCGGTCGCTGAGGGTCGGCTCCGATCTGGCGGCCGGTGAAACGCCCCAGGCGGTTGTGCCTGCCGGTTCCTGGTTCGGGGCCGAGGTGTCGGGCGAGGGTGAATTTGCACTGGTCGGCTGCACGGTGGCGCCCGGTTTCGATTTCGCCGATTTCGAGATGGGGAGCAGAGAGGAACTGCTGAGGCAATTTCCCGGCCACAGCGACATTATTCTGCGGCTGACAAAGGTTGACGGTAGGTAG
- the adeC gene encoding AdeC/AdeK/OprM family multidrug efflux complex outer membrane factor, with product MRRITTYLGLACGALLSLAGCSTMAPTYSRPAAPVAGSWPEGPAYKQTATSDRPVAGIPWQEFFVDPQLRKLITLALDNNRDLRMAVLNIERSRAQYQIQRSDLFPKVDAGATANLQRLAADLSGTGKAENFNQYNVGLGVSSYELDLFGRVRSLKDQALQQYLATGQARTSVQISLVAQVAFSYLNLAADRELLNLAKDTLASQQSSLQLVQSRFDAGVASALSLQQARTSVESARVDIARYTTLVAQDENALTLVLGTPAPPELLPAALSETLTALKDISPGLPSDVLLRRPDILQAENLLMGANANIGAARAAFFPRITLVSSVGFGSDDLSRLFLPGSFAWSFAPRITLPIFDGGANRANLKVSEVDRDIAVAQYEKTIQTAFREVADALAQRGTIDDQLTAQQALTEATGASYRLSQARFDRGIDSYLNVLDSQRSLYSSQQSLIGTRLLRLSNLVTLYKVLGGGGNQPKEAIAQQ from the coding sequence ATGAGACGTATCACGACCTATCTCGGCCTCGCCTGCGGGGCTTTACTCAGCCTGGCTGGCTGCTCGACCATGGCACCCACATACTCCCGGCCCGCCGCCCCTGTGGCGGGCTCCTGGCCGGAAGGCCCTGCCTACAAGCAGACGGCCACGTCCGACCGGCCTGTAGCCGGCATCCCCTGGCAGGAATTCTTCGTTGATCCGCAGCTGCGCAAACTGATTACCCTGGCGCTGGACAACAACCGCGACCTGCGCATGGCGGTCCTCAACATCGAGCGCTCCCGGGCCCAGTACCAGATCCAGCGTTCCGACCTGTTTCCCAAGGTGGATGCCGGTGCCACCGCCAACCTGCAGCGGCTGGCGGCTGATCTTTCCGGTACCGGCAAGGCGGAGAACTTCAACCAGTACAACGTCGGCCTGGGGGTCAGTTCCTATGAGCTGGACCTGTTCGGCCGGGTGCGGAGCCTGAAGGACCAGGCCCTGCAGCAGTACCTGGCAACGGGACAGGCCCGTACCAGCGTGCAGATCAGCCTGGTGGCGCAGGTGGCCTTCAGCTACCTGAATCTGGCTGCCGACCGCGAACTGCTCAACCTGGCCAAGGACACCCTGGCCAGCCAGCAGTCATCCCTCCAGTTGGTCCAGAGCCGCTTCGACGCCGGCGTCGCCTCGGCTCTGAGCCTGCAGCAGGCCCGCACCAGCGTGGAATCGGCCCGGGTGGACATTGCCCGCTATACCACCCTGGTGGCCCAGGACGAAAACGCCCTGACGCTGGTGCTCGGCACCCCGGCCCCGCCGGAGCTGCTCCCCGCGGCCCTGTCCGAAACACTGACCGCGCTGAAGGACATCTCCCCGGGCCTGCCGTCCGATGTGCTGCTGCGCCGCCCTGACATCCTGCAGGCCGAAAACCTGCTCATGGGGGCCAATGCCAACATCGGCGCCGCCAGGGCCGCCTTTTTCCCGCGCATCACCCTGGTATCCTCGGTCGGCTTCGGCAGCGACGACCTGTCCAGGCTGTTCCTGCCCGGCTCATTCGCCTGGAGCTTTGCGCCGCGCATTACCCTGCCGATCTTCGACGGAGGGGCCAACCGCGCCAACCTGAAGGTGTCGGAAGTGGACCGCGACATTGCCGTGGCCCAGTATGAAAAGACCATCCAGACCGCCTTCCGGGAGGTGGCCGATGCCCTGGCCCAGCGCGGAACCATTGACGATCAGCTCACTGCGCAACAGGCGCTGACCGAGGCAACCGGCGCAAGCTACCGTCTCTCCCAGGCCCGTTTCGATCGGGGCATCGACAGCTATCTGAACGTGCTGGATTCGCAGCGTTCGCTCTACTCATCCCAGCAGAGCCTGATCGGGACCCGGCTGCTGCGGCTGTCCAACCTGGTGACACTCTACAAGGTGCTGGGCGGGGGCGGCAATCAGCCGAAGGAGGCGATTGCCCAACAGTAA
- a CDS encoding efflux RND transporter permease subunit, whose product MSRFFINRPIFAWVIAILVMLAGLLSIKMLPVSQYPAIAPPQIAINATYPGASAQTVQDTVTQVIEQKLNGIDNLIYMSSTSDSAGVVTITLTFKAGTDPNIAQVQVQNKLQLATPLLPQIVQRQGISVVKSTRNFLLIVGLVSEDGSMDRNSLTDYAVSNLQDIVSRLDGVGELMVFGTQNAMRIWLNPAKLNNFHLTTNDVITALQAQNVQVSAGQFGGTPANQGQQLNATINARSLLQSSDQFDAIILRTNSDGSTVKLKDVAESRIGTENYDIQSFYNGKPLGGMAIRLASGANALETGDRIKTKMAELSKYFPPGMKVVYPYDSTPFVKISIEEVVHTLVEAVFLVFIIMFLFLQNIRATLIPTIAVPVVLLGTMGVLAASGFSINTLTMFALVIVIGLLVDDAIVVVENVERIMTEEGLSPREATIKSMGQITSALWGIATVLTAVFLPMAFFGGSTGVIYRQFSITIISAMILSVLVAQILTPALCATILKPVEKGHHAGESGWFSWFFRRFNKAFDFCRDKYEGIVGRSFSKPVRYLVVYGAIVGAMAWFFMHLPTSFLPDEDQGFLICQVQLPAGATQERTLQTIRQLERHFMEKEDKSVEGVITVAGFSFAGRGQNMGLAWVKLKDWKLRQSPELRASAVAGRAMKAFSQFRDGLAFAFSPPAVLELGVANGFDFQLQDRGGLGHEKLMEARNQLLGMAMKNSKLVAVRPNGQDDTPQFKLNIDDVRAGALGVSLADINNVLSTAWGSTYVNDFIQNGRVKKVYLQSDARYRMLPEDINTWYVSNKDGQMVPFSAFATARWQYGSPRLERYNGLPAVEILGQAAPGISTGEAMAEMEKMAAQLPPGIGYEWTGLSYEEKNAGAQAPALYAISLLVVFLSVAALYESWTIPFVNLLMLPLGLVGAVTAVKLRMFPNDVYLQIGLLTTIGLSTKNAILIIQFIKEQMHQGHELVEATLSAVKIRLRPVIMTSLAFFFGTLPLALTKGAGAAAQNAIGTAVTGGLLSATFIDLLFIPFFFVLVSRMFARKRQPVVHQIAATSPEVHE is encoded by the coding sequence ATGTCCCGGTTTTTCATAAACAGACCCATCTTTGCCTGGGTAATCGCCATCTTGGTCATGCTGGCAGGTTTGCTGTCGATCAAGATGCTGCCGGTATCCCAGTATCCGGCCATCGCACCGCCGCAGATCGCCATCAACGCCACCTATCCTGGTGCCTCGGCCCAGACCGTGCAGGACACGGTCACCCAGGTGATCGAGCAGAAGCTGAACGGCATCGACAACCTGATCTATATGTCCTCCACCAGCGATTCGGCCGGCGTTGTGACCATCACCCTGACGTTCAAGGCCGGCACCGATCCCAACATCGCCCAGGTGCAGGTGCAGAACAAGCTGCAGCTGGCCACGCCGCTCCTGCCCCAGATCGTGCAGCGCCAGGGCATTTCGGTGGTCAAGTCCACCCGTAACTTCCTGCTGATCGTCGGCCTCGTATCCGAAGACGGCTCCATGGACCGCAACTCCCTGACCGACTACGCGGTCTCCAACCTCCAGGACATCGTCAGCCGGTTGGACGGGGTCGGCGAGTTGATGGTGTTCGGCACCCAGAACGCCATGAGGATCTGGCTGAACCCCGCCAAACTGAACAACTTCCACCTGACCACCAATGACGTGATCACGGCACTGCAGGCCCAGAACGTCCAGGTATCTGCCGGCCAGTTCGGCGGCACCCCCGCCAATCAGGGCCAGCAGTTGAACGCCACCATCAACGCCCGCTCCCTGCTCCAGAGCTCGGATCAGTTCGATGCCATCATTCTGCGCACCAACAGCGACGGCTCCACGGTGAAGCTGAAGGATGTGGCCGAAAGCAGGATCGGCACCGAGAACTACGACATCCAGTCGTTTTACAACGGTAAACCGCTGGGGGGTATGGCCATCCGCCTGGCCTCCGGCGCCAACGCCCTGGAAACCGGCGACCGCATCAAGACCAAGATGGCCGAACTGTCCAAGTATTTCCCCCCCGGCATGAAGGTGGTTTATCCCTATGACTCGACCCCCTTCGTCAAGATATCCATCGAAGAGGTGGTCCATACCCTGGTCGAGGCGGTTTTCCTGGTCTTCATCATCATGTTCCTGTTCCTGCAGAACATCCGGGCCACCCTGATCCCGACCATCGCCGTGCCGGTGGTGCTCCTGGGCACCATGGGGGTGCTGGCGGCCAGCGGGTTCTCCATCAACACCCTGACCATGTTCGCCCTGGTCATTGTCATCGGCCTGCTGGTGGACGACGCCATCGTCGTCGTGGAGAACGTGGAACGCATCATGACCGAGGAGGGGCTGTCGCCCCGTGAAGCCACCATCAAGTCCATGGGGCAGATCACCAGCGCCCTGTGGGGCATCGCCACGGTTCTTACGGCGGTCTTCCTGCCCATGGCCTTTTTCGGCGGCTCCACCGGGGTCATCTACCGCCAGTTCTCGATCACCATCATCTCGGCCATGATCCTGTCGGTGCTGGTGGCCCAGATTCTGACCCCGGCACTGTGCGCAACCATCCTGAAACCGGTCGAAAAAGGCCACCACGCCGGCGAGTCCGGCTGGTTCAGCTGGTTCTTCCGCCGCTTCAACAAGGCCTTCGACTTCTGTCGCGACAAATACGAAGGGATCGTCGGCCGCTCCTTCAGCAAGCCGGTGCGCTACCTGGTAGTGTACGGCGCCATCGTGGGGGCCATGGCCTGGTTCTTCATGCATCTCCCCACCTCGTTCCTGCCGGACGAGGACCAGGGATTCCTCATCTGCCAGGTACAGTTGCCGGCCGGCGCCACGCAGGAGCGGACCCTCCAGACTATACGGCAGTTGGAGCGCCACTTCATGGAGAAGGAAGACAAATCCGTGGAAGGAGTCATCACCGTTGCCGGATTCAGCTTTGCCGGCCGCGGCCAGAACATGGGACTGGCCTGGGTGAAGCTCAAGGACTGGAAGCTGCGCCAATCCCCGGAACTGAGGGCCTCGGCCGTTGCCGGGAGGGCCATGAAGGCCTTCTCCCAATTCCGGGACGGTCTGGCCTTCGCCTTCTCGCCACCGGCAGTACTGGAGCTGGGGGTCGCCAACGGCTTCGATTTCCAGCTGCAGGACCGTGGCGGGCTGGGGCATGAAAAACTGATGGAGGCCCGCAACCAGCTCCTGGGCATGGCCATGAAGAATTCCAAGCTGGTGGCGGTACGCCCCAACGGCCAGGACGACACACCCCAGTTCAAGCTGAACATCGACGATGTGCGGGCCGGCGCCCTTGGTGTTTCGCTGGCTGATATCAACAACGTGCTGTCCACCGCCTGGGGCAGTACCTACGTCAACGACTTCATCCAGAATGGCCGCGTCAAGAAGGTCTACCTCCAGTCCGATGCCCGCTACCGGATGCTGCCGGAAGACATCAACACCTGGTATGTCAGCAACAAGGACGGCCAGATGGTACCGTTCTCGGCCTTTGCCACCGCCCGCTGGCAGTATGGTTCTCCCCGTCTGGAGCGTTACAATGGCCTGCCTGCCGTGGAGATTCTGGGGCAGGCAGCACCGGGGATCAGTACCGGCGAGGCCATGGCCGAGATGGAGAAGATGGCGGCCCAGTTACCGCCGGGCATCGGGTACGAGTGGACCGGCCTCTCCTACGAGGAAAAGAATGCCGGGGCCCAGGCGCCTGCGCTCTACGCCATCTCGCTCCTGGTAGTGTTCCTTTCCGTGGCGGCCCTGTACGAGAGCTGGACGATCCCCTTCGTCAACCTGCTGATGCTGCCGCTGGGGCTGGTGGGGGCCGTGACGGCGGTCAAGCTGCGCATGTTCCCCAACGACGTCTATCTCCAGATCGGTCTGCTGACCACGATCGGTCTTTCCACCAAGAACGCGATCCTGATCATCCAGTTCATCAAGGAGCAGATGCACCAGGGTCATGAGTTGGTCGAGGCGACCCTGTCGGCGGTGAAGATCAGGCTGCGTCCGGTCATCATGACCTCGCTGGCCTTCTTCTTCGGCACACTGCCGCTGGCGCTTACCAAGGGAGCCGGGGCCGCGGCCCAGAATGCCATCGGTACGGCCGTTACGGGCGGCCTACTCTCGGCCACCTTCATCGACCTGCTCTTCATTCCGTTCTTCTTCGTTCTGGTTTCCAGAATGTTTGCCCGGAAGCGGCAGCCTGTCGTACATCAGATTGCCGCCACTTCACCGGAGGTTCATGAATGA
- a CDS encoding efflux RND transporter periplasmic adaptor subunit: protein MEITKKTRLIAAAGVLAGAAMMSGCGKKATPPPPSAPPEVGIVVVQPQRVALTTELSGRTSPHLVAEVRPQVGGIIQKRLFAEGSDVKAGQVLYQIDPAPYQAAFDSAKAAEARAVANLGAVRLKEERYRDLVKIKAVSQQDYDDAHASFKQAEAELASTKAAVETARINLAYTKVTAPISGRIGRSSVTDGALVTANQPTALATIQQLDSMYVDVTQSAAELLRLKQNLAQGVLKKSASAQAKLLLEDGSAYPLPGTLKFSEVTVEQSTGSVTLRAIFPNPQKTLLPGMFVRAVLEEGINENAILIPQRGVTRNPNGEAIVLAVGAEEKAEQRSIKVVRTVGENWLVSEGLKAGDRVILEGLQKARPGTMVKAVPFGAKPAAVAAAQPGAQPAAQQGAAAQPAKAGAAQAAPTTPEKK from the coding sequence ATGGAAATCACGAAAAAAACCAGACTGATAGCTGCCGCAGGGGTTCTGGCAGGAGCGGCAATGATGTCCGGCTGCGGCAAAAAGGCCACTCCTCCGCCCCCGTCCGCCCCCCCCGAGGTGGGAATCGTGGTGGTACAGCCCCAGCGCGTGGCGCTAACAACGGAACTGTCGGGTCGCACGTCGCCGCATCTGGTGGCAGAGGTACGGCCGCAGGTGGGGGGCATCATCCAGAAGCGGCTGTTTGCCGAGGGTTCCGACGTGAAGGCCGGACAGGTGCTGTACCAGATCGATCCCGCCCCGTATCAGGCGGCTTTTGACAGTGCCAAGGCCGCCGAGGCCAGGGCAGTGGCCAATCTGGGGGCAGTACGGCTGAAAGAGGAGCGCTACCGGGACCTGGTGAAGATCAAGGCGGTCAGCCAGCAGGATTACGATGACGCCCACGCCAGTTTCAAACAGGCCGAAGCCGAGCTGGCATCCACCAAAGCTGCAGTGGAGACCGCCCGGATCAACCTGGCCTACACCAAGGTCACTGCCCCGATTTCCGGGCGCATCGGACGCTCCTCCGTGACCGACGGAGCGCTGGTGACCGCCAATCAGCCGACAGCGCTGGCGACCATCCAGCAGCTCGACTCCATGTACGTGGATGTAACCCAATCCGCCGCCGAGTTGCTCAGGCTGAAGCAGAATCTTGCCCAAGGGGTGCTGAAAAAGAGCGCGTCCGCTCAGGCCAAACTCCTGCTGGAAGACGGCTCCGCCTACCCGTTGCCCGGGACGCTCAAATTCTCCGAGGTTACGGTCGAGCAGAGCACCGGTTCCGTTACCTTGCGGGCCATATTCCCCAATCCCCAGAAAACGCTCCTGCCCGGCATGTTCGTACGCGCCGTACTGGAGGAGGGTATCAACGAAAACGCCATCCTCATCCCTCAGCGCGGCGTGACCCGTAACCCCAACGGGGAAGCGATAGTCCTGGCGGTCGGAGCCGAGGAAAAGGCTGAACAGCGCTCGATCAAGGTCGTTCGCACCGTCGGCGAAAACTGGCTGGTAAGCGAAGGCCTGAAAGCCGGGGATCGCGTGATCCTGGAAGGGCTGCAGAAGGCTCGTCCCGGCACCATGGTCAAGGCAGTGCCCTTCGGGGCCAAACCGGCAGCAGTAGCAGCAGCACAGCCAGGCGCGCAGCCGGCTGCCCAGCAGGGTGCCGCTGCACAGCCCGCAAAAGCCGGCGCTGCGCAGGCCGCACCGACGACTCCGGAAAAGAAATAG
- a CDS encoding TetR/AcrR family transcriptional regulator → MSKPDKRDEIIRAALELIAEQGFHGAPMAMIAERADVGAGTIYRYFENKDVLISELYGGIEEKMQGVLLAGYSADAPFRARFLHLSTALLRYFIEQPMDFRYLEQFHNSPYGVAVRRDKIMGNREGGCNAFKELFEQGAAQQVLKDLPLVILFDLAFGPLLAVARDHILGFITLDDILVNRTVEACWDAVKR, encoded by the coding sequence ATGAGCAAGCCCGACAAGCGTGACGAAATCATTCGGGCGGCACTGGAACTGATCGCTGAACAGGGCTTCCACGGCGCTCCCATGGCAATGATCGCCGAGCGCGCCGATGTGGGGGCAGGTACCATCTATCGTTATTTCGAAAACAAGGATGTTCTGATCAGCGAACTGTACGGCGGGATCGAGGAGAAGATGCAGGGGGTTCTCCTGGCCGGCTATTCGGCCGACGCCCCCTTCAGGGCCCGTTTTCTCCATCTCAGCACCGCACTGCTGCGCTATTTCATCGAGCAGCCCATGGATTTCCGTTACCTGGAGCAGTTCCACAACTCCCCCTACGGCGTGGCAGTGAGGCGGGACAAGATCATGGGCAACCGGGAGGGGGGCTGCAACGCCTTTAAGGAGCTGTTCGAGCAGGGTGCTGCCCAGCAAGTGCTCAAGGACCTGCCACTGGTGATCCTGTTCGACCTGGCCTTCGGCCCCTTGCTGGCCGTGGCCCGGGACCACATCCTGGGTTTCATCACGCTGGACGACATCCTTGTCAACCGGACCGTGGAGGCCTGCTGGGACGCTGTCAAGCGCTAG
- a CDS encoding DUF5996 family protein — protein MANQAWPALPLAEWDKTYATLHMWSQIVGKVRLALTPRINHWWNVPFYVTPRGLTTSTIHYGDRSFAIEFDFITHQLMIDCDDGVTASMALVPCPVAEFYRKFMTTLQELGIEVKIRTIPSEVENPVPFDRDFQNSSYDGEFSNRLLQILLQTEKVFTRFRSDFIGKCSPVHFFWGSFDLAVTRFSGRRAPEREGADPVTREAYSHEVVSHGFWPGKRASGAVEEEKASSGIGGPAFYAYAIPEPPGMDKARVFPQQAFYSAELKEWILPYDEVRTSASPEQMLLDFMQSTYEAAANLAGWDRSALERR, from the coding sequence ATGGCAAACCAGGCATGGCCGGCACTGCCGCTGGCCGAATGGGACAAGACCTACGCGACGTTGCACATGTGGAGCCAGATCGTCGGCAAGGTCAGGCTGGCCTTGACGCCGCGGATCAATCACTGGTGGAACGTCCCGTTCTACGTGACACCACGGGGACTTACCACCTCGACGATCCATTATGGGGACAGGAGTTTCGCCATTGAATTCGATTTCATCACGCACCAGCTGATGATCGACTGCGATGATGGCGTGACGGCATCCATGGCACTGGTGCCGTGCCCGGTCGCGGAATTTTACCGGAAATTCATGACCACCCTGCAGGAGCTGGGCATCGAGGTGAAAATCAGGACGATTCCATCCGAAGTGGAAAACCCGGTCCCGTTTGACCGGGATTTCCAGAACAGCTCCTATGACGGGGAGTTCAGCAACAGGCTGCTGCAGATCCTGCTGCAGACCGAGAAGGTTTTCACCAGATTCCGCTCCGACTTTATCGGCAAGTGCAGTCCGGTGCATTTCTTCTGGGGCAGCTTTGATCTGGCTGTAACGAGATTTTCGGGGCGTCGGGCACCGGAGCGGGAGGGGGCCGATCCCGTCACCCGCGAGGCCTATTCCCACGAAGTCGTAAGCCACGGCTTCTGGCCCGGCAAACGCGCTTCTGGAGCGGTCGAAGAGGAGAAGGCATCAAGCGGCATCGGCGGCCCGGCCTTCTACGCCTATGCGATTCCCGAACCGCCGGGGATGGACAAGGCGCGCGTGTTTCCCCAACAAGCCTTCTACAGCGCCGAACTGAAGGAGTGGATCCTGCCCTACGACGAGGTGCGCACTTCAGCCTCACCGGAACAGATGCTGCTCGACTTCATGCAGAGCACCTATGAGGCGGCGGCAAATCTGGCCGGATGGGACCGTTCTGCGCTGGAGCGGCGGTAG
- a CDS encoding formate/nitrite transporter family protein yields the protein MEQEKVDLELSPEEEKRVEEKTSIGAVVVHEAIRAEGEAELRRPNSALAWSALASGLSMGFSLVAEGLLRSHLPEAPWRPLVAKFGYALGFLIVILGRQQLFTENTLTVILPLLHRRDRDTLLNVLRLWGVVLTANLAGAFLFSFALREPIFPAAVLQAFGEIGRQTMQATAFAILLKAVFSGWLIALMVWLLPAVEGSKVAIIVIITYVVALGGFCHIIAGSVEILYLAATGVIGYGACVTRYMLPTLCGNIIGGVSLVAALNHAQVVAGKKKV from the coding sequence GTGGAGCAGGAAAAGGTCGATCTGGAACTTTCGCCGGAGGAAGAAAAGCGGGTCGAGGAGAAGACCTCCATCGGTGCGGTGGTGGTGCACGAGGCAATCCGTGCCGAAGGGGAAGCGGAACTGCGGCGCCCCAATTCCGCCCTGGCTTGGTCCGCCCTGGCCTCGGGGCTTTCGATGGGGTTTTCCCTGGTGGCCGAGGGGTTACTGCGGTCACATCTTCCCGAGGCCCCCTGGCGGCCGCTGGTGGCAAAATTCGGCTACGCGCTGGGATTTCTGATAGTGATCCTCGGCCGCCAGCAGCTTTTTACGGAGAACACCCTGACCGTGATACTGCCGCTCCTGCACCGCCGAGACCGGGACACCCTCCTGAACGTGCTGCGCCTGTGGGGGGTGGTGCTGACGGCAAATCTCGCCGGCGCCTTTCTCTTCAGCTTCGCCCTGCGCGAACCTATCTTCCCGGCCGCAGTGCTGCAGGCGTTCGGCGAGATCGGCCGGCAGACGATGCAGGCCACCGCCTTTGCGATCCTGCTGAAGGCTGTCTTCTCCGGTTGGCTGATCGCGCTGATGGTCTGGCTGCTGCCGGCGGTCGAGGGTTCCAAGGTGGCGATCATCGTGATCATCACCTATGTGGTGGCTCTGGGGGGCTTCTGCCACATCATTGCGGGCTCGGTGGAGATCCTGTACCTGGCGGCGACCGGCGTGATCGGCTACGGAGCATGCGTGACCCGCTACATGCTGCCGACCTTGTGCGGCAACATCATCGGCGGTGTGTCGTTGGTGGCTGCGCTCAATCATGCCCAGGTGGTGGCTGGGAAAAAGAAGGTCTGA